One genomic segment of Prosthecobacter fusiformis includes these proteins:
- a CDS encoding carboxy terminal-processing peptidase, producing the protein MTRNPLSLVAAGVASISLAFMPAARSETNYGQVAMHVAYMLQSQHYSHQDFDDAISAKLLQNYLNMLDFRHVFFTQEDVDGFKSKYDTTLDDHVLMRNISPAIEIYDVYKQRVKERIEFTKNSLKDHQFTFDSDRTIELKRDKAPYPKNKAEQDKIWLDILEDNLLQEKLSDEAKAEDAKKKEEKAAEKAKKDAESNEASAKKDTGDKTVAKTESAKEEKPLTPEARVLKDYERLLESIEENDQEDVVDFFLSSLSAAYDPHTEYMSVNETDNFNIQMKHKLVGIGALLGLVDDVAQIQGIVVGGPADKQGELKLNDKITGVAQGDAEFVETKYMKLQKIVDMIRGTDGSTVRLRVNPADAPSDTKIITIIRGAVELKEKLANAELLQTPSEMGPPLKIGWINLSSFYADMEEGTVSTTDDVQRLLTRLMKEKIDGLVLDLRGNGGGSLEEAIRLTGLFVPSGPVVQAKDWRGNISWRECETPKAFYDGPMIVLTDKTSASASEILAAALQDYRRALIVGDKSTFGKGTVQTILPVERFMPFFANKDRAGNLKVTIQKFYRIAGGSTQLKGVEPDLVLPSIRDVLDIGEASADNPLPYDTIPARRYGLVTDKPYPLEELRNRVNGRLAENPEFQYVLDESKRLKERIDRNVATLSLVERQKETAETKARREKQESERADRVKVLNEKLKEDGFKTYHLTLDNVDATELVPESAFTREQSTGMKMAAKEDGEDAASELAKFPYGLEPVKLETVNIMRDFLDLTTKRPTTAKAEEKAAK; encoded by the coding sequence ATGACTCGTAACCCCTTGTCCCTCGTGGCCGCCGGTGTGGCGTCCATCTCTCTGGCTTTCATGCCTGCTGCCCGGTCCGAGACCAACTATGGTCAGGTAGCTATGCATGTGGCCTACATGCTGCAAAGCCAGCATTACTCGCATCAGGACTTTGATGATGCGATCTCAGCCAAGCTGCTGCAAAATTACCTCAACATGCTGGACTTCCGCCATGTGTTTTTCACCCAGGAAGATGTGGACGGATTCAAAAGCAAATACGACACCACGCTGGATGACCATGTGCTGATGCGTAACATCAGCCCCGCCATCGAAATCTACGATGTGTATAAACAGCGGGTGAAGGAGCGGATCGAATTCACCAAAAACTCACTCAAGGATCATCAGTTCACCTTCGATTCCGATCGCACTATTGAACTGAAGCGCGACAAGGCTCCATACCCCAAAAATAAGGCTGAGCAGGACAAGATCTGGCTGGATATCCTGGAGGACAACTTGCTCCAGGAAAAACTTTCTGACGAAGCCAAGGCTGAAGACGCCAAAAAGAAAGAGGAGAAAGCCGCAGAAAAAGCCAAAAAAGACGCTGAAAGCAACGAGGCGTCCGCCAAAAAAGACACGGGCGACAAAACCGTGGCGAAGACTGAATCCGCTAAAGAAGAAAAGCCCCTCACTCCTGAAGCCCGCGTCCTGAAGGATTATGAGCGCCTTTTGGAGAGCATTGAGGAGAACGACCAGGAAGACGTAGTGGATTTTTTCCTCTCCAGTCTTTCCGCCGCCTATGATCCGCATACGGAATACATGAGCGTCAATGAGACGGACAATTTCAACATCCAGATGAAGCATAAGCTGGTGGGCATCGGTGCCCTTCTTGGCCTGGTGGATGATGTCGCCCAGATTCAGGGCATCGTCGTCGGCGGTCCTGCTGACAAGCAGGGTGAGCTCAAGCTCAACGATAAGATTACCGGCGTGGCCCAAGGGGATGCGGAGTTTGTCGAAACCAAGTACATGAAGCTGCAAAAGATCGTGGACATGATCCGCGGCACGGATGGCAGCACCGTCCGCCTGCGGGTCAATCCAGCAGACGCCCCTTCTGATACCAAGATCATCACCATCATTCGTGGTGCTGTGGAACTGAAAGAAAAACTGGCCAATGCCGAACTCCTCCAAACCCCCTCCGAAATGGGGCCTCCGCTGAAGATTGGCTGGATCAACCTGTCTTCCTTTTATGCGGACATGGAAGAAGGCACCGTCAGCACGACCGATGACGTGCAGCGCCTGCTCACACGCCTCATGAAAGAGAAAATTGACGGCCTGGTGCTCGACTTGCGCGGCAACGGCGGCGGCTCTCTGGAAGAGGCCATTCGCCTCACCGGCCTCTTTGTACCCTCCGGCCCCGTCGTGCAGGCTAAAGACTGGCGTGGCAACATCTCCTGGCGCGAATGCGAGACCCCCAAGGCCTTTTATGACGGCCCGATGATCGTCCTCACCGACAAAACCAGCGCCTCTGCCTCCGAGATTTTAGCCGCTGCCCTTCAGGACTATCGCCGGGCTTTGATCGTGGGGGACAAGTCCACCTTCGGCAAAGGCACCGTGCAGACCATCCTGCCTGTGGAGCGGTTCATGCCTTTCTTTGCCAACAAAGATCGCGCTGGAAACCTGAAGGTGACCATCCAGAAATTCTACCGCATCGCGGGTGGTTCCACCCAGCTTAAAGGAGTGGAGCCAGACTTGGTGCTGCCTTCCATTCGTGACGTCCTGGACATCGGCGAAGCCTCGGCAGACAATCCGCTGCCCTATGACACCATCCCGGCCCGCCGTTATGGTCTGGTGACTGATAAGCCGTATCCTCTCGAGGAACTGCGTAATCGCGTGAATGGTCGTCTTGCCGAAAACCCAGAGTTCCAGTACGTCCTGGATGAATCGAAGCGCCTCAAGGAGCGCATTGACCGTAACGTCGCCACACTCAGCTTGGTTGAGCGCCAAAAGGAAACCGCCGAAACCAAAGCTCGCCGTGAGAAGCAGGAATCCGAGCGCGCCGACCGAGTGAAAGTGCTGAATGAGAAGCTCAAGGAAGACGGCTTCAAGACTTACCACCTGACACTGGATAACGTCGATGCAACAGAACTCGTCCCTGAGTCCGCTTTCACCCGCGAGCAAAGCACCGGCATGAAAATGGCCGCCAAAGAGGACGGTGAAGACGCTGCATCTGAGCTGGCTAAATTCCCCTACGGCCTTGAGCCCGTGAAACTGGAGACCGTGAACATCATGCGCGATTTCCTCGACCTAACCACCAAGCGCCCAACGACCGCCAAGGCAGAAGAAAAAGCAGCCAAGTAA
- the bamD gene encoding outer membrane protein assembly factor BamD yields MCRARRTILCLQVLFGLGTLTLHAEGLEENHDFRLAKQALSDGLPGVAATKANRLLEQNTWSSTDRLSLAGLAVESWVRAKDGRAALAVLSREQVPNQPFWEAQAQLLAGDLDAARLSLESRYQANEATSQEKLLLAQVWLATNQTSLARELLMSLKKSPLELTSKSARLMLDELDLNSGNYQPAVQDLDKLSQKTGSSMSELLRARGLVELGRYAEAESLLRHLISSTGGGERVHHSASVLLADTLLRQDKTSECLETLVQFLDNTSESLLWNEAFELLAKTLEKEPRNILPPDAVLRWMTEGNTVQRQALQSPPSVEKLQGHAILLMARWLLNQKRTLESLGLLEAMVQLHHGHPQGAEAMRLALETYGTLKADRRVTTLANEWRLRYGAGQSAMVDFVTGGTAYARNEYTQAISLFQAAANVATTLAERRAALYNAGVAALRAGELVLYQSILGQLEIVSAGTNSNVPAGDAASDLELDRVLDLAAKGDPSATDELRSFIQKNSGHPRLAQAHLALAETLLAQIPTDFPAIEETLKTLSALPGLSERQRQQAAITRMWMLDKQGQIKALTDAGNEFLLTWPESSHSASVRMKIADAYYRQENFASARTEFELVAKDYASSPYADTALYFAGMAAISMMSDEGRETAINLWQELAERGGPLSIPARQQQAMAKRRAGQEPEALKLLDSLLTEKDLSEDMRRSLLCERAEILMLLGKTDPAQLDKAVTTLREMLKENNLTYLWSARAGYTLAAVLKAAGRTTEALEACYDAVQASGYTGPSNPAEHRWFYRAGFFGIELLEANKEWESAARLAEKLALSSGERATEAKELATRIRLEHFLWDAK; encoded by the coding sequence ATGTGCCGAGCCAGACGAACCATTCTTTGCCTCCAGGTCCTTTTCGGGCTCGGCACGCTGACCCTGCACGCAGAAGGCCTGGAGGAGAATCATGACTTCCGGCTGGCCAAACAAGCCTTGAGCGATGGCCTGCCTGGGGTGGCAGCAACCAAGGCTAACCGTCTGCTGGAACAAAATACCTGGAGCAGCACGGACCGCCTAAGCCTGGCAGGACTGGCGGTGGAATCCTGGGTGCGGGCCAAAGACGGGCGTGCAGCCCTGGCGGTATTGTCCAGAGAGCAGGTGCCCAACCAGCCTTTTTGGGAAGCTCAGGCGCAGTTACTGGCTGGGGATCTGGATGCAGCGCGGCTTTCCCTGGAATCACGCTACCAGGCTAACGAAGCAACCAGCCAGGAAAAGCTTTTACTTGCCCAGGTCTGGCTGGCGACCAACCAGACATCTCTGGCGCGTGAATTGCTGATGTCGCTGAAGAAGTCGCCACTGGAACTCACCTCCAAAAGCGCGCGGCTCATGCTGGATGAACTGGACCTAAACAGCGGCAATTACCAACCGGCTGTGCAGGACCTGGACAAGCTTTCCCAAAAAACAGGCAGCTCCATGTCCGAACTTTTACGGGCACGTGGTCTCGTGGAACTGGGGCGCTATGCGGAGGCCGAAAGCCTTTTACGCCACTTGATTTCCTCCACGGGCGGAGGCGAAAGGGTACATCATTCCGCCTCAGTATTGCTGGCTGATACATTGCTGCGGCAGGATAAAACGTCCGAATGCCTGGAGACACTGGTGCAGTTTCTTGATAACACCTCTGAAAGCCTGCTCTGGAATGAGGCTTTTGAACTTTTAGCCAAAACCCTGGAAAAAGAGCCCCGGAACATTCTGCCGCCAGATGCCGTTTTGCGATGGATGACGGAGGGCAATACCGTCCAGCGGCAAGCCCTCCAGAGCCCGCCTTCCGTTGAAAAACTGCAAGGGCACGCCATCCTGCTGATGGCACGCTGGCTACTGAACCAAAAACGCACGCTGGAAAGTCTGGGATTGCTTGAGGCCATGGTTCAATTGCATCACGGGCACCCTCAAGGCGCGGAAGCTATGCGGCTGGCCCTGGAGACTTATGGAACCCTGAAAGCTGACCGCAGGGTCACCACCCTGGCCAATGAATGGCGTTTGCGCTATGGAGCAGGCCAGTCCGCGATGGTGGATTTCGTCACTGGCGGCACGGCGTATGCCCGCAATGAATATACTCAGGCCATTTCACTGTTCCAGGCAGCGGCCAATGTGGCCACCACCCTAGCAGAAAGGCGTGCGGCTCTCTACAATGCCGGCGTGGCAGCGCTCCGGGCTGGTGAGTTGGTGCTTTACCAAAGCATCCTGGGCCAGTTGGAAATCGTCAGCGCCGGGACCAACTCCAATGTTCCAGCGGGAGATGCAGCCAGCGACCTTGAGCTGGACCGGGTGCTGGATCTAGCTGCCAAAGGTGACCCTAGCGCCACTGATGAATTACGCTCCTTCATCCAGAAAAACAGCGGGCATCCACGGCTCGCCCAGGCACATCTGGCGCTGGCAGAGACGTTACTCGCCCAAATCCCCACGGATTTCCCGGCCATTGAAGAGACTTTAAAAACGCTTTCCGCCCTGCCGGGCCTGAGCGAACGGCAGCGTCAACAGGCAGCCATCACCCGCATGTGGATGCTGGACAAGCAGGGCCAGATCAAAGCCCTCACCGATGCTGGGAACGAATTCCTCCTGACCTGGCCTGAATCATCCCATTCAGCGAGTGTGCGCATGAAGATCGCTGATGCTTACTATCGTCAGGAAAACTTCGCCAGCGCCCGCACGGAGTTTGAGCTGGTGGCCAAGGATTACGCCAGCTCCCCCTATGCGGATACGGCCCTCTATTTCGCTGGCATGGCAGCCATCTCCATGATGAGTGATGAAGGACGCGAAACCGCCATCAATCTCTGGCAGGAACTGGCTGAGCGCGGAGGCCCTCTTAGCATCCCAGCCCGCCAGCAGCAGGCCATGGCCAAACGCCGTGCAGGTCAGGAACCTGAAGCGCTGAAATTGCTCGACAGTCTGCTCACAGAAAAAGACCTTTCCGAAGATATGCGGCGCTCCCTGCTCTGTGAGCGTGCTGAAATCTTGATGCTTCTTGGCAAGACAGATCCTGCTCAACTGGACAAGGCCGTGACGACTCTCCGGGAAATGTTGAAGGAGAATAATCTTACCTATCTATGGAGTGCCCGTGCCGGATATACGCTCGCCGCTGTATTGAAGGCAGCGGGACGTACGACCGAAGCCCTGGAGGCCTGTTATGACGCCGTACAGGCCAGTGGTTATACCGGACCATCCAATCCAGCGGAGCATCGCTGGTTTTACCGCGCTGGCTTCTTTGGCATCGAGCTCCTGGAAGCGAATAAAGAATGGGAATCTGCTGCTCGCTTGGCCGAAAAGCTCGCCCTTTCATCTGGAGAAAGAGCAACTGAGGCAAAAGAGCTGGCCACACGAATCCGGCTGGAGCACTTCCTGTGGGACGCCAAATAA
- a CDS encoding phosphoribosylaminoimidazolesuccinocarboxamide synthase — MSYPAPAPTRLDLSQLGEPVYLGSVQHLYAVPDHPSYIVCETTPAGSVFDVGSIFSIAGNDLNRAIFRHAMYSRLTQPATWMRVQAALEKADSLGVTWRDQLMDGPLQNMLESGAHTHHVGMLDGETGEVVTQGMPTTPSCYNIVRRFPVMKPPQRNVMGNFVFDYAQFHQSDTYVVPLEYIVRFGVTSGSSVLRKYEGLSEKERRAFEQELGLTGPMQAWQMLDRPIYDLTSKYEPEDRAVSKQEALLMSGLSTQHFTDTIKMALLGAWAVRDLLDEIGLQLWDLKWEFAVDREALLFVDTIDADSFRATSTVPVDGRNLIIHYNKQAMRDYYRLVCADWYAGINAAKAEAQKTGTAFKQVLKEGQATGLYPATPEVDTNFLDLQSRKTALIKAHVLGEKDAAAIRAGLQETGLAEAEFYREHGLLEDLLKLNGM; from the coding sequence ATGTCCTACCCTGCCCCCGCCCCAACCCGCCTTGATTTGTCCCAGCTTGGAGAGCCCGTGTATCTTGGCTCCGTGCAGCATCTCTATGCGGTGCCGGACCATCCTTCCTATATTGTCTGCGAGACCACGCCAGCAGGATCTGTCTTTGATGTGGGCAGCATTTTCAGCATCGCGGGCAATGACCTGAACCGGGCCATCTTCCGCCATGCCATGTATTCACGCCTCACTCAGCCAGCCACTTGGATGCGTGTGCAGGCAGCCTTGGAAAAGGCAGACTCCCTGGGTGTGACTTGGCGAGATCAATTGATGGATGGCCCGCTGCAAAACATGCTGGAAAGCGGTGCGCACACCCATCATGTGGGAATGCTGGACGGCGAAACGGGCGAAGTGGTCACCCAAGGCATGCCCACGACGCCGAGCTGCTACAACATTGTGCGGCGTTTCCCGGTGATGAAGCCACCACAGCGCAATGTGATGGGTAATTTTGTCTTTGATTATGCCCAGTTTCACCAGAGCGATACTTATGTGGTGCCCCTGGAGTATATTGTGAGATTTGGCGTGACCAGCGGCAGCTCGGTCCTGCGTAAATACGAAGGACTGAGCGAAAAAGAGCGTCGTGCTTTCGAGCAGGAGCTGGGCCTCACGGGGCCGATGCAGGCCTGGCAGATGCTGGACCGGCCTATCTATGACCTGACTAGCAAGTATGAGCCGGAGGATCGGGCCGTGAGCAAACAGGAAGCTCTGCTCATGTCCGGCCTCAGCACCCAACACTTCACCGATACCATTAAAATGGCCCTGCTAGGAGCGTGGGCAGTGCGTGATCTGCTGGACGAGATCGGCCTGCAGCTTTGGGATCTTAAATGGGAATTCGCCGTGGACCGCGAGGCACTGTTGTTTGTGGACACCATTGATGCGGACAGCTTCCGCGCCACCAGCACGGTCCCCGTGGATGGGCGAAATCTCATCATTCACTATAACAAACAGGCCATGCGTGATTATTATCGTCTGGTCTGTGCAGACTGGTATGCCGGGATCAACGCCGCCAAGGCCGAGGCCCAAAAGACAGGCACCGCCTTTAAACAAGTCCTCAAAGAAGGACAGGCTACGGGTCTCTATCCAGCCACCCCGGAAGTGGATACAAATTTCCTGGATCTGCAATCCCGCAAGACGGCGCTCATCAAAGCTCATGTGCTTGGGGAAAAGGACGCTGCGGCTATCCGGGCAGGGCTTCAGGAAACCGGGCTTGCCGAGGCGGAGTTTTATCGTGAACACGGTCTGCTGGAAGATTTGCTGAAACTGAACGGGATGTGA
- a CDS encoding complex I subunit 1/NuoH family protein: MAAHLASFDLAFLITSVVKIVFLTFLVILPLVAYSVYAERRFSAIIQDRVGPNRTGIPLTLFGFKKDIQIFGIGGLVQPLADGLKFLLKEDFTPKSVNTFYYWLAPALTMVPALMTCAVLPFGSELDLSFLNPLITSLGGDGFTAPIKSVIADLNVGPLFVFAIASLGVYGIVLAGWSSNSKYPFLGSIRSSAQMISYELSLGLSIVPVLMVFGELNLSKMAAFQDANGWLLLPLWGEGLTVARWVLWVPMLISFCIFTVAMFAETNRLPFDLAECETELVAGYHTEYSSMKFALFFMGEYAAMIIGSGIAVTLFLGGWSIPFAPLIGLDYVAGATPFWLGLLHIGTFFAKVIVFILFFILIRWSLPRFRFDQLMKLGWLYMFELALANVFLTAVLMIICYPVK; the protein is encoded by the coding sequence ATGGCAGCACATCTCGCCAGCTTTGACTTAGCCTTCCTCATCACATCTGTGGTGAAGATCGTTTTCCTGACCTTTTTGGTCATCTTGCCCCTCGTCGCCTACTCGGTGTATGCGGAGCGAAGATTCTCCGCCATCATCCAGGACCGCGTGGGACCCAACCGCACCGGCATTCCGCTGACGCTGTTTGGTTTCAAGAAGGATATTCAGATCTTCGGCATCGGCGGTCTCGTTCAGCCCCTGGCGGACGGATTGAAGTTTTTGCTCAAAGAAGATTTCACCCCCAAGTCGGTCAATACCTTCTATTACTGGCTGGCCCCTGCTCTGACCATGGTGCCTGCGCTGATGACCTGCGCTGTGCTTCCTTTCGGTAGTGAGCTGGATCTCAGCTTTCTCAATCCTCTCATTACTTCACTGGGCGGAGACGGCTTTACGGCACCGATCAAATCCGTCATTGCTGACCTCAACGTCGGCCCTCTGTTTGTCTTCGCCATTGCCTCCCTCGGTGTTTACGGAATTGTCCTCGCGGGCTGGTCATCCAATTCGAAGTATCCTTTCCTGGGCAGCATCCGCTCATCGGCGCAGATGATTTCGTATGAACTATCTCTGGGTCTTTCCATCGTCCCTGTGCTGATGGTTTTTGGAGAATTGAACCTTTCTAAAATGGCAGCCTTCCAGGATGCCAACGGCTGGTTGCTCCTGCCGCTCTGGGGTGAGGGACTGACTGTCGCCCGCTGGGTGCTCTGGGTGCCGATGCTCATCTCCTTCTGCATCTTCACCGTCGCCATGTTTGCGGAGACAAACCGTCTGCCTTTCGATCTTGCTGAGTGTGAAACGGAACTTGTGGCCGGTTATCACACCGAATACAGCTCCATGAAATTCGCCCTCTTCTTCATGGGTGAATACGCAGCCATGATCATTGGATCAGGCATTGCCGTCACTCTTTTCCTGGGTGGCTGGAGCATTCCTTTCGCTCCATTGATCGGCCTTGACTACGTCGCCGGGGCCACTCCCTTCTGGCTGGGTCTCCTGCACATCGGCACCTTCTTTGCCAAAGTCATTGTCTTCATTCTTTTCTTCATCCTCATCCGTTGGTCACTTCCGCGTTTCCGCTTCGATCAGCTCATGAAACTCGGCTGGCTGTATATGTTTGAACTCGCACTGGCTAACGTCTTCCTGACGGCTGTGCTCATGATCATCTGCTACCCGGTGAAGTAA
- a CDS encoding NuoI/complex I 23 kDa subunit family protein, producing MATIIVQRPKLAWHERWFISTLAKGLKITLGHALKTFREITGGKAKVTMEYPEEKWDSNLPSYYRGAPALVTDEHDRERCVSCQLCEFICPPKAIKIIPSEIPSDDPWAKVEKRPKEFDIDMIRCIYCGMCEEVCPEQAIFLRKDYAITGESRAEMVHDKKKLYEIGGKRVGLVNKWNELK from the coding sequence ATGGCAACAATTATCGTCCAACGCCCCAAGCTCGCCTGGCATGAGAGATGGTTTATTTCCACTCTCGCCAAAGGCCTGAAAATCACCCTGGGCCATGCCTTGAAAACCTTCCGCGAAATTACTGGCGGCAAGGCAAAGGTGACCATGGAGTATCCTGAGGAAAAATGGGACTCCAATCTGCCTTCCTATTATCGTGGTGCACCGGCGCTGGTCACCGATGAGCATGACCGTGAGCGTTGCGTGAGCTGCCAGCTCTGCGAATTCATCTGTCCGCCAAAGGCCATCAAAATCATCCCGAGCGAGATCCCAAGTGACGATCCTTGGGCCAAGGTTGAAAAGCGCCCCAAAGAATTCGATATCGACATGATCCGCTGCATTTACTGCGGCATGTGTGAGGAAGTCTGCCCTGAACAGGCCATCTTCCTTCGCAAGGACTACGCCATCACGGGAGAGTCCCGTGCCGAGATGGTGCACGACAAAAAGAAGCTCTACGAGATCGGCGGCAAACGTGTGGGTCTCGTGAACAAGTGGAACGAATTGAAGTAG
- a CDS encoding NADH-quinone oxidoreductase subunit J family protein, which produces MPSILFYFFSAMTLGFGLLVVTARNPVTSALSLAASFVGLAALFLSLDAYFIGTIQILVYAGAVMVLFLFIIMLLDIKAEEGKKPNLPAVIGGITLAVLLALQITTICSSFDSAGVQLKNAPLALTQAGEKAELPTIANDLKAGVLPDAKLMGLTLFQKYGFHLQVVGLLLLVGTVGVVVLSKREKGVKDA; this is translated from the coding sequence ATGCCGTCCATTCTCTTTTATTTCTTTAGCGCTATGACCCTGGGCTTCGGCCTCCTGGTCGTCACTGCGCGCAATCCGGTCACCAGCGCCCTTTCTCTGGCAGCCAGCTTTGTCGGCCTCGCTGCTCTTTTTCTGAGCCTGGATGCCTACTTCATCGGTACCATTCAGATCCTCGTTTACGCCGGTGCCGTGATGGTGCTCTTCCTTTTCATCATCATGCTTTTGGACATCAAGGCGGAGGAGGGTAAAAAGCCCAACCTGCCAGCAGTCATCGGCGGAATTACCCTCGCGGTCCTTCTCGCCCTGCAGATTACGACCATTTGCAGCAGCTTTGACAGCGCAGGTGTGCAGCTCAAAAATGCTCCTCTCGCACTCACTCAGGCCGGAGAAAAAGCCGAGCTGCCGACCATCGCGAATGATTTGAAAGCGGGCGTCCTGCCGGATGCCAAGCTTATGGGTTTGACCCTGTTTCAAAAATACGGCTTTCACCTCCAGGTGGTCGGCTTGCTGCTCCTGGTGGGCACTGTCGGCGTGGTGGTGCTGAGCAAGCGTGAGAAAGGAGTCAAGGACGCCTGA
- the nuoK gene encoding NADH-quinone oxidoreductase subunit NuoK has product MITLSHYLIVSGMMFALGLAGVIARRNILIIYMCLEMMLSAANLTLVAFSRFRVTDGLPDYAAQSLVFFTITVAAAEVAVGLAIIVALYRAKQSVETESVTKLQG; this is encoded by the coding sequence ATGATCACCCTCAGTCATTACCTCATTGTCAGCGGCATGATGTTTGCCCTCGGTCTCGCGGGTGTCATTGCCCGGCGTAATATTCTCATCATCTACATGTGCTTGGAGATGATGTTGAGCGCGGCCAACCTGACCCTCGTCGCCTTTTCCCGTTTCCGTGTGACGGACGGCCTGCCGGATTATGCCGCGCAGTCGCTGGTGTTTTTCACCATTACCGTGGCTGCCGCTGAGGTGGCCGTCGGCCTTGCCATCATCGTCGCGCTCTACCGTGCCAAGCAGAGCGTTGAAACTGAATCCGTCACCAAGCTGCAAGGCTAA
- the nuoL gene encoding NADH-quinone oxidoreductase subunit L: protein MPAQEAAPLPTLLLLLPLFTALTILLGHKVLKGASVFLSVASAAICFAISLMLLHSENSSPVLLPFLSVGNFRLTLDALIDQQSRGMMLIVTSIGLLVHIFSLGYMKEDQGKVRFFGALSLFMFSMTGIVLAGNLVMMFIFWELVGLSSYLLIGHWFNKASAAEASKKAFLTNRIGDFGFMIGILMLFSANFGDVSFVGLKDSFASGSLHQIAATQPTFMAFAAICIFMGAVGKSAQFPLHVWLPDAMEGPTPVSALIHAATMVAAGVFMLVRCAFVIEASPDAALIIAWIGGITALMAALMATQQDDIKRVLAYSTLSQLGYMVMAVGLLAMQVGNHLHEAGPGHPAMFHLYTHAFFKAMLFLGSGAIIYACHHEQDMWKMGGLMKHMPVTFVTFAIGTASLMGVPFITSGFWSKEAILGVAFEVKGGSPLFWIGVMTAMLTAFYMTRLFIVVFLGKARTHSAQHSVEAPIIMVIPLIILAGLTVFSVPLAKLFEAMKPNHAETHMTVMVASIVALLIGVTAGFILYKGKDKDPLNIKLFANKFYFDEIYAVIVKVFQDSLAWIVAGLERLIVDGIMARLPAYLAARVGSAARILQGGHLQGYTFLLGLGVLLVIYVVVFVLPSVGH from the coding sequence ATGCCCGCCCAGGAAGCCGCCCCATTACCCACCCTGCTGCTGCTGTTGCCGCTCTTCACGGCACTCACGATTCTGCTTGGTCACAAAGTTCTGAAAGGAGCCAGTGTGTTCCTTTCGGTCGCCTCTGCGGCCATCTGTTTTGCCATCAGCCTGATGCTGTTGCATTCGGAAAATTCGAGCCCCGTGCTGCTGCCGTTCCTTAGTGTTGGAAACTTCAGACTCACGCTGGATGCGCTCATTGATCAGCAGAGCAGGGGGATGATGCTCATCGTCACCTCCATCGGCTTGCTCGTGCATATTTTCTCCCTCGGTTACATGAAGGAGGATCAGGGAAAAGTCCGCTTCTTTGGTGCCCTGTCTTTGTTCATGTTCTCCATGACCGGCATCGTGCTGGCTGGAAACTTGGTCATGATGTTCATCTTCTGGGAACTCGTCGGTCTCAGTTCTTATCTGCTCATCGGGCACTGGTTCAACAAGGCCTCTGCCGCTGAAGCTTCGAAGAAGGCATTCCTCACCAACCGCATCGGTGATTTCGGTTTCATGATCGGCATCCTCATGCTGTTCTCGGCCAATTTTGGAGATGTAAGTTTCGTGGGGCTTAAAGACAGCTTTGCCTCCGGTTCACTGCACCAGATTGCAGCCACCCAGCCGACTTTCATGGCCTTTGCCGCCATTTGTATCTTCATGGGTGCCGTGGGCAAGTCCGCCCAGTTTCCTCTCCATGTCTGGCTTCCTGACGCGATGGAAGGCCCGACGCCTGTTTCCGCTCTCATTCACGCAGCGACCATGGTCGCTGCCGGCGTCTTCATGCTGGTCCGCTGTGCGTTTGTAATTGAGGCCTCCCCAGATGCCGCTTTGATCATCGCCTGGATCGGCGGCATCACCGCCCTGATGGCGGCCCTGATGGCCACTCAGCAAGACGACATCAAGCGTGTGCTGGCTTACTCCACTCTCTCCCAGCTTGGTTACATGGTGATGGCCGTCGGTCTCCTGGCAATGCAGGTGGGCAATCATCTTCATGAAGCAGGGCCGGGCCATCCCGCCATGTTCCATCTTTACACGCATGCCTTCTTCAAAGCCATGCTCTTCCTCGGATCTGGGGCCATCATTTATGCCTGCCACCATGAGCAGGACATGTGGAAAATGGGTGGCCTAATGAAGCACATGCCCGTGACCTTTGTCACCTTTGCCATCGGCACCGCCTCCCTCATGGGTGTTCCTTTCATCACCAGCGGTTTCTGGAGTAAGGAAGCTATTCTTGGAGTCGCCTTCGAAGTCAAAGGCGGCAGCCCGCTCTTTTGGATCGGTGTCATGACCGCCATGTTGACTGCCTTTTACATGACCCGGCTTTTTATTGTCGTGTTCCTTGGCAAAGCCCGCACTCATTCAGCCCAGCACTCCGTGGAAGCACCGATCATCATGGTCATTCCATTGATTATCCTGGCTGGATTAACGGTTTTCTCCGTGCCGCTTGCCAAGCTGTTCGAGGCCATGAAGCCTAATCATGCGGAAACACACATGACTGTCATGGTGGCTTCCATCGTGGCGTTGTTGATCGGAGTCACTGCTGGTTTCATCCTTTACAAAGGCAAAGACAAAGACCCACTGAACATCAAGCTCTTCGCCAACAAGTTCTATTTCGACGAGATTTATGCGGTCATTGTTAAAGTTTTTCAGGACAGTCTGGCCTGGATTGTTGCCGGTCTTGAGCGTCTCATTGTGGACGGCATCATGGCCCGTCTGCCAGCTTATCTTGCCGCGCGTGTCGGTTCTGCCGCGCGGATTCTTCAGGGTGGCCACTTGCAGGGATATACCTTCCTGCTCGGTCTCGGCGTCCTGCTTGTTATTTATGTGGTCGTTTTTGTCCTGCCCTCTGTGGGCCATTAA